The proteins below come from a single Oerskovia jenensis genomic window:
- a CDS encoding glycoside hydrolase family 2 protein encodes MGPTLPTRWTATLDRAAPLPEYPRPQLARDSYLNLNGVWEYAVTAQGPGPVGSLGGTEPEGFDGEIVVPFSPESPLSGVERQLQPDEALWYRRDLSLPDGFVPGGGRVLLHFGAVDQSCRVLVDGVEVGRHTGGYLPFACDVTDALAGAPGEAHELLVEVTDVSDTSFHARGKQNLARGGIWYTAQSGIWQTVWVEAVPALHVARLTLVPDLPGARLDVTVHAGEGSAGASGAVGQDAPVARIQVHDGATLVAQVDAPVGVVARVPVPDPHLWTPEDPHLYDVTVTLGDDEVRSYAGLRSFGVGPDAQGVPRLLLNGEPYFHAGVLDQGYWSDGLLTAPSDEALVHDIATMKDLGFTMLRKHIKIEPLRWYHHCDRLGMLVWQDMVNGGGPYRPAVVKAPVLLPLRLSDRFHALFGRGDAEGREEFLREVDATVEHLRNAVGLAVWVPFNEGWGQFDAARVAARVKALDPTRTVDHASGWHDQGAGNLRSLHVYLKPFRVPPRRDRRALVLSEYGGYNLRVEGHVAGEKDFGYKAYDDAEALGGAFEALHREQVVPAIARGLAATVYTQLSDVEDETNGLLTYDRDVAKLPADLVRAVNAELRLG; translated from the coding sequence GTGGGCCCGACCCTGCCCACGCGCTGGACCGCCACGCTCGACCGTGCCGCGCCGCTGCCCGAGTACCCGCGCCCGCAGCTCGCCCGCGACAGCTACCTCAACCTCAACGGGGTCTGGGAGTACGCCGTCACGGCGCAGGGTCCCGGTCCGGTGGGCTCGCTGGGCGGCACCGAGCCCGAGGGGTTCGACGGCGAGATCGTCGTGCCCTTCTCGCCCGAGTCGCCGCTGTCCGGGGTGGAGCGCCAGCTCCAGCCCGACGAGGCGCTCTGGTACCGCCGCGACCTGTCGCTCCCGGACGGGTTCGTGCCCGGCGGCGGCCGTGTCCTGCTGCACTTCGGCGCGGTCGACCAGTCGTGCCGCGTCCTGGTCGACGGCGTCGAGGTGGGGCGTCACACCGGCGGCTACCTGCCGTTCGCGTGCGACGTCACGGACGCCCTCGCCGGTGCGCCGGGCGAGGCGCACGAGCTCCTCGTCGAGGTCACCGACGTCAGCGACACCAGCTTCCACGCACGCGGCAAGCAGAACCTCGCGCGGGGCGGCATCTGGTACACCGCGCAGTCGGGCATCTGGCAGACCGTGTGGGTCGAGGCCGTGCCCGCCCTGCACGTCGCCCGGCTCACGCTCGTCCCCGACCTCCCGGGCGCCCGCCTCGACGTGACCGTCCACGCGGGCGAGGGGTCCGCGGGGGCGAGCGGCGCCGTCGGGCAGGACGCGCCCGTGGCGCGCATCCAGGTGCACGACGGCGCCACGCTCGTCGCGCAGGTCGACGCGCCCGTGGGCGTGGTCGCCCGCGTCCCCGTGCCCGACCCGCACCTGTGGACGCCCGAGGACCCGCACCTGTACGACGTGACCGTGACCCTCGGCGACGACGAGGTGCGCAGCTACGCGGGGCTCCGGTCGTTCGGCGTCGGACCCGACGCGCAGGGGGTGCCGCGCCTGCTGCTCAACGGCGAGCCGTACTTCCACGCCGGGGTCCTGGACCAGGGGTACTGGTCGGACGGGCTGCTCACCGCGCCGTCGGACGAGGCCCTGGTCCACGACATCGCGACCATGAAGGACCTCGGGTTCACGATGCTGCGCAAGCACATCAAGATCGAGCCCCTGCGCTGGTACCACCACTGCGACCGGCTCGGGATGCTCGTGTGGCAGGACATGGTCAACGGGGGAGGCCCGTACCGGCCGGCGGTCGTCAAGGCGCCCGTGCTCCTGCCGCTGCGCCTGAGCGACCGGTTCCACGCCCTGTTCGGCCGGGGCGACGCCGAGGGGCGCGAGGAGTTCCTCCGCGAGGTCGACGCGACCGTCGAGCACCTGCGCAACGCCGTGGGGCTCGCCGTGTGGGTGCCGTTCAACGAGGGCTGGGGGCAGTTCGACGCGGCCCGGGTCGCGGCCCGCGTCAAGGCGCTCGACCCGACCCGGACCGTGGACCACGCGAGCGGCTGGCACGACCAGGGCGCGGGCAACCTGCGGAGCCTGCACGTGTACCTCAAGCCGTTCCGTGTGCCGCCGCGGCGTGACCGGCGGGCGCTCGTGCTCTCGGAGTACGGCGGCTACAACCTGCGGGTCGAGGGGCACGTCGCCGGGGAGAAGGACTTCGGGTACAAGGCGTACGACGACGCCGAGGCGCTCGGCGGCGCGTTCGAGGCGCTGCATCGGGAGCAGGTCGTGCCCGCGATCGCCCGCGGCCTGGCCGCGACGGTGTACACCCAGCTCTCGGACGTCGAGGACGAGACCAACGGGCTGCTGACCTACGACCGTGACGTCGCCAAGCTCCCGGCCGACCTGGTGCGCGCGGTCAACGCCGAGCTGCGGCTGGGCTGA
- a CDS encoding PAS and ANTAR domain-containing protein, whose product MTTSYNPSRRFDPELAEALLRGRPQIVGQFILDLSDQSWWWSDELYAMHGFRPGEVMPTTALMLAHKHPEDRERVEDVLLSAVTTGEPFSSVHRVVDAQGRTRTLGVVGRGRVDRRTGEATHVSGYFIDLTATQRELAQREATAAIRASSASRSTIEQAKGAVMAIYALPADEAFDLMCHHSSVNNEPLRDLSRRLVAELTTGGVAGALRRADLDRFFEGKRPVR is encoded by the coding sequence TTGACCACTTCGTACAACCCGTCTCGCCGATTCGACCCCGAGCTCGCCGAGGCCCTGCTGCGCGGCAGGCCGCAGATCGTCGGTCAGTTCATCCTCGACCTGTCCGACCAGAGCTGGTGGTGGTCGGACGAGCTGTACGCCATGCACGGCTTCCGCCCCGGCGAGGTCATGCCCACGACCGCGCTCATGCTCGCGCACAAGCACCCCGAGGACCGCGAACGCGTCGAGGACGTCCTGCTCTCCGCCGTCACCACGGGCGAACCCTTCAGCTCCGTCCACCGGGTCGTCGACGCACAAGGACGGACGCGGACGCTCGGCGTCGTCGGACGCGGCCGCGTCGACCGCCGCACGGGCGAGGCGACCCACGTCTCGGGCTACTTCATCGACCTCACCGCGACACAACGCGAGCTCGCCCAGCGCGAGGCCACGGCCGCGATCCGGGCGTCGTCCGCGAGCCGCTCCACGATCGAGCAGGCCAAGGGCGCCGTCATGGCGATCTACGCCCTGCCCGCCGACGAAGCCTTCGACCTCATGTGCCACCACTCGAGCGTCAACAACGAACCGCTGCGCGACCTGTCCCGGCGGCTCGTCGCAGAGCTCACCACCGGCGGGGTCGCAGGTGCGCTGCGGCGCGCCGACCTCGACCGCTTCTTCGAGGGGAAGCGGCCGGTGCGGTAG
- a CDS encoding class I SAM-dependent methyltransferase: MTRSFDDLISEAEAASVDGWDFSWLDGRAIEQRPSWGYARSMGERMSTASAALDLQTGGGEVLASVPRLPRLTVATEGWPPNVAKATRLLHPLGVAVVADTDEPPLPFADEAFDLVVSRHPVTPWWSEIARVLVPGGTYFAQHVGPWSVFELVEHFLGPQPEEVRNGRHPDHDRAAATAAGLEVVDLRFEELRTAFFDVGAVVWFLRKVVWMVPGFTVEAYRPQLAALHERLETEGPFVATTTRFLIEARKPR, from the coding sequence ATGACGCGTTCCTTCGACGACCTGATCTCCGAGGCAGAAGCCGCCTCCGTAGACGGCTGGGACTTCTCCTGGCTCGACGGGCGCGCGATCGAGCAACGTCCCTCGTGGGGCTACGCCCGTTCGATGGGCGAACGCATGTCCACGGCGAGCGCTGCCCTCGACCTCCAGACGGGCGGCGGCGAGGTCCTCGCCTCGGTCCCACGGCTCCCCCGGCTGACCGTCGCGACCGAGGGCTGGCCCCCGAACGTCGCGAAGGCCACGAGACTGCTGCACCCGCTCGGTGTCGCGGTCGTCGCCGACACGGACGAGCCGCCCCTCCCCTTCGCCGACGAGGCGTTCGACCTCGTGGTCAGCAGGCACCCCGTGACGCCGTGGTGGTCGGAGATCGCACGCGTCCTCGTCCCGGGCGGCACGTACTTCGCGCAGCACGTGGGGCCCTGGAGCGTGTTCGAGCTCGTGGAGCACTTCCTGGGCCCGCAGCCCGAGGAGGTCCGCAACGGGCGCCACCCCGACCACGACCGCGCGGCGGCGACCGCAGCGGGGCTCGAGGTCGTGGACCTGCGGTTCGAGGAGCTGCGCACCGCGTTCTTCGACGTCGGCGCCGTGGTCTGGTTCCTGCGCAAGGTCGTGTGGATGGTCCCCGGTTTCACGGTCGAGGCGTACCGCCCGCAGCTCGCCGCGCTGCACGAGCGGCTCGAGACCGAGGGGCCGTTCGTCGCGACGACGACGCGTTTCCTGATCGAGGCACGCAAGCCGCGCTGA
- a CDS encoding tyrosine-type recombinase/integrase: protein MIRRDILAGSGRLDETDVVFPSPMGKLRDPSNTTKTLRALLDQAGFGWATSHTFRKTAATLMDQAHMSAREIAGQLGHANPSLTTDVYMDRRPATTRAAQVL, encoded by the coding sequence CTGATCCGACGCGACATCCTCGCAGGCTCGGGCAGGCTGGACGAGACGGACGTCGTGTTCCCCTCACCGATGGGCAAGCTCCGAGACCCGTCGAACACCACGAAGACTCTGCGCGCGTTGCTTGACCAGGCCGGGTTTGGTTGGGCCACGTCCCACACGTTCCGCAAGACTGCCGCCACCCTCATGGACCAGGCCCACATGTCGGCACGGGAGATCGCTGGGCAGCTCGGGCACGCGAATCCGAGCCTCACCACCGACGTCTACATGGACCGGCGCCCAGCTACTACACGCGCCGCCCAGGTGCTCTAG
- a CDS encoding DUF2804 domain-containing protein, whose protein sequence is MTTHEREITTSVDLCLPDGRLNPGAVGWTRSPLHRANLRGWGRTKRWEYWGVVTPTHVVGIVASSIDYAGVHGLYVLDRATGEETVTDVVVPLARGVVLPERSGAGRVEARAKRLAIVIDQAPEATRIRAASHDVSLDLTVPLPPGHESLGVVVPWSDRLFQYTVKDVARPVHGSLTVRGNRHDVGADDSFAVLDHGRGRWPYAMTWNWAAGSGHGRGVQLGGRWTDGTGSTENALLVDGRIHKIGAELEWAYDSTDQLAPWHISGDGVEAVFTPFHERVARTELLVVGSETHQCFGTWSGRARTDEGTWVDLGGLVGWAEEARQRW, encoded by the coding sequence ATGACGACGCACGAGCGCGAGATCACGACCTCGGTCGACCTCTGCCTGCCGGACGGACGCCTGAACCCCGGCGCGGTCGGGTGGACGCGCTCCCCGCTCCACCGCGCGAACCTGCGCGGCTGGGGGCGGACCAAGCGGTGGGAGTACTGGGGCGTGGTCACCCCGACCCACGTGGTCGGGATCGTCGCGTCCTCGATCGACTACGCGGGCGTCCACGGCCTGTACGTCCTGGATCGCGCGACGGGCGAGGAGACGGTGACCGACGTCGTCGTGCCGCTCGCCCGGGGCGTGGTCCTGCCCGAGCGCAGCGGGGCAGGCCGCGTCGAGGCGCGCGCGAAGAGGCTCGCGATCGTGATCGACCAGGCCCCCGAGGCCACCCGCATCCGGGCAGCCTCGCACGACGTGAGCCTGGACCTGACCGTCCCGCTCCCGCCGGGGCACGAGTCGCTGGGCGTCGTCGTGCCGTGGAGCGACCGGCTGTTCCAGTACACGGTCAAGGACGTGGCCCGCCCGGTCCACGGATCCCTCACGGTGCGCGGCAACCGGCACGACGTCGGTGCCGACGACTCGTTCGCGGTGCTCGACCACGGTCGCGGCCGCTGGCCCTACGCGATGACCTGGAACTGGGCCGCGGGCAGCGGGCACGGCCGTGGCGTCCAGCTCGGCGGCAGGTGGACGGACGGCACGGGCTCGACCGAGAACGCGCTCCTGGTGGACGGGCGGATCCACAAGATCGGCGCGGAGCTCGAGTGGGCGTACGACTCCACCGACCAGCTCGCCCCGTGGCACATCTCCGGGGACGGCGTCGAGGCGGTCTTCACGCCCTTCCACGAGCGGGTCGCACGCACCGAGCTGCTCGTGGTCGGCAGCGAGACGCACCAGTGCTTCGGCACGTGGTCGGGCCGGGCACGCACGGACGAGGGCACCTGGGTGGACCTGGGCGGCCTCGTCGGCTGGGCCGAGGAGGCCCGCCAGCGCTGGTAG
- a CDS encoding methyltransferase domain-containing protein produces the protein MPSAPLVRHVLFPGRHHLVTRFQVDYLRALRAGLVSDLDGVPVRCSPDAVVVWAVTSANHAGTRRNPVPGHRREALIEHVTAVEHLPSLVVPVPDVAPHPRFAHLVATTVETATGHAVTLDPHDTVVACSTPEVIAAYQELGYRVVGVELDATDAQGEGPARPWDAVGRLAAGDPTWTDVAHPVVPGFFRRYGLEAQIAQVFADPVVSGDGDLTATRDYRTYAAAFEDASRRKWEQVRPYVLPGRIVDIGCATGGLLELVAAEPRLHESDLFGVDVARHLVAEAEHKKTQGVFANPNVWFVQANILRGEVMPERSVDTTVTIALTHEISSYGEGVPDVGRFARRTFVHTRPGGVWINSDVCGPADGDRVVHLTLRDDDGASPGVVTDLDEWARPDVAAHVRGLSTASRMRQFAVDFPRLSGASFAVEEVEPATFRLTLRDAMEFLTTKDYADNWLSECHERFCDLDGDAWADLLAGAGFELGPESGAWRNEWLVEHSIAPVATLTDAATGDPVEWPDTHVLTVARRPVLDAARARG, from the coding sequence GTGCCTTCAGCCCCGCTCGTCCGTCATGTCCTCTTCCCGGGGCGCCACCACCTCGTGACCCGCTTCCAGGTCGACTACCTGCGGGCGCTGCGCGCCGGGCTGGTGAGCGACCTCGACGGCGTCCCCGTCCGCTGCTCCCCGGACGCGGTGGTCGTGTGGGCCGTGACGTCCGCGAACCACGCGGGCACGCGACGCAACCCCGTCCCGGGGCACCGGCGCGAGGCGCTCATCGAGCACGTGACGGCGGTCGAGCACCTGCCGAGCCTCGTGGTCCCGGTCCCGGACGTGGCGCCGCACCCGCGGTTCGCGCACCTCGTCGCGACCACGGTCGAGACGGCGACCGGTCACGCCGTGACGCTCGACCCGCACGACACGGTCGTGGCCTGCTCGACCCCCGAGGTCATCGCGGCCTACCAGGAGCTCGGGTACCGCGTCGTGGGCGTCGAGCTCGACGCGACCGACGCCCAGGGCGAGGGGCCTGCCCGCCCGTGGGACGCCGTCGGGCGCCTGGCCGCGGGGGACCCGACGTGGACCGACGTCGCACACCCCGTCGTGCCGGGCTTCTTCCGGCGCTACGGGCTCGAGGCGCAGATCGCCCAGGTCTTCGCCGACCCGGTCGTCTCGGGCGACGGCGACCTGACCGCGACGCGCGACTACCGGACGTACGCCGCGGCGTTCGAGGACGCCTCGCGCCGCAAGTGGGAGCAGGTGCGCCCGTACGTGCTCCCGGGGCGGATCGTCGACATCGGGTGCGCGACGGGTGGGCTGCTCGAGCTCGTCGCGGCCGAGCCGCGCCTGCACGAGTCGGACCTGTTCGGCGTCGACGTCGCGCGCCACCTCGTGGCCGAGGCCGAGCACAAGAAGACGCAGGGCGTGTTCGCGAACCCCAACGTGTGGTTCGTGCAGGCCAACATCCTGCGCGGGGAGGTCATGCCCGAGCGCAGCGTCGACACGACCGTCACGATCGCCCTGACGCACGAGATCTCCTCGTACGGCGAGGGCGTCCCCGACGTCGGACGGTTCGCGCGGCGCACCTTCGTCCACACCCGCCCCGGCGGGGTGTGGATCAACAGCGACGTGTGCGGCCCCGCGGACGGCGACCGCGTGGTGCACCTGACCCTCCGGGACGACGACGGCGCGAGCCCGGGCGTCGTGACGGACCTCGACGAGTGGGCGCGGCCCGACGTCGCCGCGCACGTCCGGGGGTTGTCGACGGCCTCGCGGATGCGCCAGTTCGCGGTCGACTTCCCGCGCCTGTCCGGTGCGTCGTTCGCGGTCGAGGAGGTCGAGCCCGCGACGTTCCGGCTCACGCTGCGCGACGCCATGGAGTTCCTCACGACCAAGGACTACGCCGACAACTGGCTGTCCGAGTGCCACGAGCGGTTCTGCGACCTGGACGGCGACGCGTGGGCCGACCTGCTGGCGGGTGCGGGCTTCGAGCTGGGGCCAGAGAGCGGCGCGTGGCGCAACGAGTGGCTCGTCGAGCACTCGATCGCGCCCGTGGCGACGCTGACGGACGCCGCGACGGGCGACCCCGTCGAGTGGCCCGACACGCACGTGCTGACGGTCGCGCGCCGGCCCGTGCTGGACGCGGCCCGTGCCCGTGGGTGA
- a CDS encoding YfbM family protein — protein sequence MSMIGYALTLSPADLVRAAADPDWALELVEELEGSDDETRPGPRVLDLDKAWAAVAFALGRVRFPVDVIHGEQPLTEDEWGYGPPRYLTPARVQEAAAAFAATTPKALLADVSAELLDEADVYPGGWQDDPGTVQEYVLPSLRDLTDLYADAAADGYSVVVWLG from the coding sequence ATGAGCATGATCGGCTACGCACTGACGTTGTCCCCCGCAGACCTCGTCCGGGCCGCTGCCGACCCGGACTGGGCCCTCGAGCTCGTCGAGGAGCTCGAGGGGTCGGACGACGAGACCCGTCCCGGGCCGCGGGTCCTCGACCTCGACAAGGCGTGGGCGGCCGTCGCCTTCGCGCTCGGACGAGTGCGGTTCCCCGTGGACGTGATCCACGGGGAACAGCCCCTGACGGAGGACGAGTGGGGCTACGGTCCCCCGCGCTACCTCACCCCGGCCCGCGTCCAGGAGGCCGCGGCGGCCTTCGCAGCGACGACCCCGAAAGCCCTCCTCGCGGACGTCTCGGCCGAGCTGCTCGACGAGGCCGACGTGTACCCGGGCGGCTGGCAGGACGACCCCGGCACGGTCCAGGAGTACGTGCTGCCGTCGCTGCGCGACCTGACGGACCTGTACGCGGACGCGGCCGCCGACGGGTACTCCGTCGTCGTGTGGCTCGGCTGA
- a CDS encoding pyridoxamine 5'-phosphate oxidase family protein produces the protein MATVHDEITPRLSRFVLSQPVFFVGTAPLAGDGHVNVSPKGMGGTFVVLDPHRVAYLDYTGSGAEVAAHLQENGRIVVMFCAFEGPPNIVRFHGRGRYVLARTPEFDALRPLFAKERESGQRGIVVVEVDRVSDSCGFSVPLMDFVADRDVLDRAHDRREPEYFDAYWQKKNATSIDGLPGVDITPVT, from the coding sequence ATGGCGACCGTCCACGACGAGATCACTCCCCGGCTCTCCCGCTTCGTGCTGTCCCAGCCCGTCTTCTTCGTGGGCACGGCCCCCCTCGCGGGGGACGGGCACGTCAACGTCTCCCCCAAGGGCATGGGGGGCACGTTCGTGGTGCTCGACCCGCACCGGGTCGCATACCTCGACTACACGGGCTCGGGCGCTGAGGTCGCGGCGCACCTGCAGGAGAACGGGCGCATCGTGGTCATGTTCTGCGCGTTCGAGGGGCCGCCGAACATCGTGCGCTTCCACGGCCGGGGCCGCTACGTCCTCGCCCGCACCCCCGAGTTCGACGCGCTGCGCCCGCTGTTCGCCAAGGAGCGCGAGTCGGGGCAGCGCGGCATCGTGGTGGTCGAGGTGGACCGGGTCTCCGACTCGTGCGGGTTCTCGGTGCCGCTCATGGACTTCGTGGCGGACCGTGACGTCCTGGACCGCGCGCACGACCGGCGAGAGCCGGAGTACTTCGACGCCTACTGGCAGAAGAAGAACGCGACGAGCATCGACGGGCTGCCCGGGGTGGACATCACTCCGGTGACCTGA
- a CDS encoding sensor histidine kinase: MRILRQTARLRLTLSYVAFLLAAGLAMSVIVYAVMRFVPNYPLTAANPSDAHLYIASRGTILDSLIQACTVAMGVLAVVGTAGGWLVAGRVLRPLADLNTAAQVAASGDLSHRISARDTRRGRDEFTDLADTFDTMLERLERSFATQQRFAANASHELRTPLAVTQTMLDVARADPDAVDLSRLLERLDVTNRRASDLVAALLQLAALDRAPIARTPVDLDVVVEDAVDDVAREATDRGVRIAVESTPAIVPGDEVLLARVVDNLLRNAIRHNLPHGGWVTIRLEDTAPVVLTVENSGRPLTEDGLRIALEPFARQVDQPAHARTAQHDTRPDRSSNGLGLAIVAKIVEAHRGRLRVTARPGGGAVVRVELSRGAARAGTRRPTGDDVGPA; encoded by the coding sequence GTGAGGATCCTGCGCCAGACGGCCCGGCTCCGCCTGACCCTGAGCTACGTGGCGTTCCTGCTCGCCGCCGGGCTCGCGATGTCGGTCATCGTGTACGCGGTCATGCGCTTCGTCCCCAACTACCCGCTCACGGCCGCGAACCCCTCCGACGCCCATCTCTACATCGCGTCGCGGGGCACGATCCTCGACTCGCTGATCCAGGCCTGCACCGTGGCGATGGGCGTGCTCGCCGTCGTCGGGACGGCGGGCGGATGGCTCGTCGCCGGGCGTGTGCTGCGCCCCCTCGCGGACCTCAACACCGCCGCGCAGGTCGCGGCGTCGGGGGACCTGTCCCACCGCATCTCGGCCCGCGACACGCGGCGAGGACGGGACGAGTTCACCGACCTGGCCGACACGTTCGACACCATGCTCGAACGGCTCGAACGGTCGTTCGCGACCCAGCAGCGCTTCGCCGCCAACGCCTCGCACGAGCTGCGGACCCCGCTCGCGGTGACCCAGACCATGCTCGACGTCGCTCGGGCCGATCCCGACGCCGTCGACCTCTCCCGTCTGCTCGAACGCCTCGACGTGACCAACCGTCGGGCCAGCGACCTCGTCGCGGCCCTCCTGCAGCTCGCGGCCCTCGACCGTGCGCCGATCGCCCGGACGCCGGTCGATCTCGACGTCGTCGTCGAGGACGCGGTCGACGACGTCGCGCGCGAGGCCACCGACCGCGGGGTCAGGATCGCGGTCGAGAGCACGCCCGCGATCGTGCCGGGCGACGAGGTCCTTCTCGCCCGGGTGGTCGACAACCTGCTGCGCAACGCGATCCGGCACAACCTGCCGCACGGCGGCTGGGTCACGATCCGCCTCGAGGACACCGCGCCCGTCGTCCTGACCGTCGAGAACAGCGGGCGCCCCCTCACCGAGGACGGCCTGCGCATCGCGCTCGAACCGTTCGCCCGGCAGGTCGACCAGCCCGCGCACGCGCGGACCGCCCAGCACGACACGCGACCCGACCGCAGCAGCAACGGCCTGGGGCTCGCGATCGTGGCCAAGATCGTCGAGGCGCACCGTGGCAGGCTGCGGGTCACGGCCCGGCCCGGTGGGGGCGCGGTCGTGCGCGTCGAGCTCTCGCGCGGCGCCGCTCGTGCCGGGACGCGTCGGCCCACGGGTGACGACGTCGGGCCCGCCTGA
- a CDS encoding M15 family metallopeptidase, translating to METRNPPTTFSPVPPPVAPAGGPRRRARRRRTVALVAAAAILVALAWAFLPSADRGLRTVVTQTFGDEASTSEVAAGGTSDLPAQDDPRQEDDTIDPFDTTHPAISGLDDDLRAALQAAAQDARAAGVDFWVTSGWRSTGYQQSLLDRAVDRYGSLDEARRFVKTPETSEHVSGQAVDIGPTDGADWTIRKGARYGLCQTFANEMWHFELATSPGGECPQPLPDAAG from the coding sequence ATGGAAACACGCAACCCACCGACGACCTTCTCCCCCGTACCGCCCCCGGTCGCTCCCGCCGGGGGCCCGCGCAGGCGCGCGAGAAGACGACGGACCGTCGCACTCGTCGCGGCCGCCGCGATCCTGGTCGCCCTCGCGTGGGCGTTCCTGCCGAGCGCCGACCGCGGCCTGCGGACCGTGGTCACGCAGACGTTCGGCGACGAGGCGTCGACCTCGGAGGTGGCTGCCGGCGGCACGTCGGACCTCCCCGCGCAGGACGACCCGCGCCAGGAGGACGACACGATCGACCCGTTCGACACTACGCACCCCGCGATCTCGGGCCTCGACGACGACCTGCGCGCCGCCCTCCAGGCCGCCGCGCAGGACGCCCGGGCCGCGGGCGTCGACTTCTGGGTCACCTCCGGGTGGCGCAGCACCGGCTACCAGCAGAGCCTGCTCGACCGGGCGGTCGACCGCTACGGCTCGCTCGACGAGGCCCGCAGGTTCGTCAAGACGCCCGAGACGTCGGAGCACGTCTCCGGCCAGGCCGTCGACATCGGTCCGACCGACGGGGCCGACTGGACGATCCGCAAGGGTGCGCGCTACGGCCTGTGCCAGACGTTCGCCAACGAGATGTGGCACTTCGAGCTGGCGACCTCGCCCGGTGGCGAGTGCCCGCAGCCGCTCCCGGACGCGGCGGGCTGA
- a CDS encoding response regulator transcription factor, which yields MRVLVVEDEPFLAEAVQTGLRREAIAADVALDGEQALENLSHTAYDVVVLDRDLPGVHGDEVCRSIVARGSASRVLMLTAAGTLDDKTRGFGIGADDYLTKPFLLPELILRVRALGRRPAPLPPVLEAAGVRLDPFRREVFRDGEHVRLSRKQFAVLEVLLTADGGVVSAEELLERAWDENADPFTNAVRVTVSTLRKRLGDPWVVHTVPGVGYRVGAPSVETP from the coding sequence ATGCGGGTGCTGGTCGTCGAGGACGAGCCGTTCCTGGCCGAGGCCGTGCAGACCGGGCTGCGGCGTGAGGCCATCGCGGCCGACGTCGCGCTCGACGGAGAGCAGGCGCTCGAGAACCTGAGCCACACCGCGTACGACGTCGTGGTGCTCGACCGCGACCTGCCCGGGGTCCACGGCGACGAGGTGTGCCGGTCGATCGTCGCCCGGGGCAGCGCGAGCCGCGTCCTCATGCTCACCGCGGCGGGCACGCTCGACGACAAGACCCGTGGCTTCGGGATCGGCGCCGACGATTACCTGACCAAGCCGTTCCTGCTGCCCGAGCTGATCCTGCGCGTGCGGGCGCTCGGGCGCCGTCCCGCCCCGCTCCCACCCGTGCTGGAGGCCGCCGGGGTACGACTCGACCCGTTCCGCCGGGAGGTCTTCCGGGACGGGGAGCACGTCCGGCTGAGCCGCAAGCAGTTCGCCGTCCTGGAGGTCCTGCTCACGGCCGACGGCGGGGTGGTCAGCGCCGAGGAGCTGCTCGAACGGGCGTGGGACGAGAACGCCGACCCGTTCACCAACGCCGTGCGCGTCACGGTCTCGACACTGCGCAAGCGCCTGGGCGACCCCTGGGTCGTGCACACCGTGCCAGGCGTGGGCTACCGCGTCGGGGCGCCGAGCGTCGAGACTCCGTGA